A stretch of Patagioenas fasciata isolate bPatFas1 chromosome 4, bPatFas1.hap1, whole genome shotgun sequence DNA encodes these proteins:
- the CENPC gene encoding centromere protein C isoform X3 — protein sequence MKFIEDWFKNADSDLTIESPSPNLCLPSVVQDEKTTSSTSPNAGLSSSVKRACNSAESLPTVNSRDPEDDHAPVGSPILLEEVESSPVHRLHLDDQSTAAVKGYSEGENLEDLQTARDEQVDLLQGTECTAMSSVWKEKSFALMALAALAPGTLGERYSASISQPLLPPVKDQAIEVESECEFLIVSDDASLTSSFSIPWKNSKSKKDGSATPVLKSQPSEKKTTESKNRKNKKVQGEALSKQKIPVSDVRVRDSKAAPQSDPVSSNSEKKVFKSRRQSSAHMGKAKKNSLRQGSPNQKNDTFWETEAKELVLPQSGLETETSGSDQCKPQMMPSEDLPVPSAGHQHEWTASLKTYLKSSKCLQLASKASQHLGHKKQNAHEKLSKVAERLAEGLREKHKKSGKKSSNKKPQLQRGESSDSEADEEGLEIQPVQLPEVFTLPLPQNLQTYVVQKLDKSGKPKNAWDTWKSLGDTVNTTVKAIDIDSVQNSEKKQSSTKSGKMPKKIPHRTSKDVFSDPEDTSDTQNTMDSDSSSIQHATRKKQKPLAIKIKSNKRKRNMPHGLQDSFADEEAVGCESGPVLEPGDKFTSRSNSSEQDSTFSENSEDWNCQVKNLLSDTVRHKIVMPSNTPNVRRTKRIRMRPLEYWRGERVNYTMRPSGELVISGIVCPETEPPRKIKRRKRDLRQKRNETRIEVPANLDHTLADTSKPTIVLDPVTNKEVLLECVTTENSHSCFFEDESVEVYKNLNTPAFATGTLILKPFKEKGHQYVYMDTIAFHVIHGRIIVTLHKSSYYLTSGDDFYVPAGNEYNIRNLLNEESVLFFMQLKKDR from the exons ATGAAATTCATAGAGGATTGGTTTAAAA ATGCTGACAGTGATCTGACTATAGAATCTCCCAGTCCAAACCTTTGCTTACCTTCTGTTGTCCAAGATGAGAAGACTACTTCAAGCACAAGT CCAAATGCAGGGTTAAGTAGCTCTGTGAAAAGAGCCTGTAATTCTGCAGAGTCCTTGCCTACAGTCAACAGCAGAG ACCCTGAGGATGATCATGCACCTGTTGGATCACCTATTCTTTTGGAGGAAGTGGAAAGTTCTCCTGTACATAG GTTACATTTGGATGACCAGAGTACTGCTGCAGTGAAGGGCTACTCGGAAGGCGAAAATTTGGAAGACCTTCAAACTGCAAGAGATGAGCAGGTTGATCTCCTGCAAGGAACAGAATGTACTGCTATGTCTTCTGTATGGAAAGAGAAGTCTTTTGCTTTGATGGCCTTAGCAGCTCTAGCACCAGGAACGCTTGGAGAAAG GTATTCAGCCTCAATATCACAGCCATTACTGCCTCCTGTCAAAGATCAAGCTATAGAAGTAGAAAGTGAATGTGAATTTTTAATTGTATCAGATGATGCATCTCTTACTTCTTCGTTTTCAATACCCTGGAAGAACAGCAAATCAAAAAAAGATGGCTCTGCAACTCCTGTTCTGAAATCTCAGCCCTCTGAAAAGAAGACAACAGAGAGTAAGAACCGCAAGAACAAAAAAGTACAGGGTGAAGCACTTAGTAAACAGAAAATACCTGTTTCGGATGTCCGAGTACGTGACTCCAAAGCAGCACCACAATCAGATCCAGTCTCTTCTAACAGTGAAAAAAAGGTCTTTAAGTCTCGAAGGCAAAGCAGTGCTCATATGG GAAAGGCTAAAAAGAATTCACTTAGGCAAGGCTCTCCAAACCAGAAAAATGACACGTTCTGGGAAACAGAAGCCAAAGAACTGGTGTTGCCACAATCTGGATTGGAAACAGAAACATCTGGATCAGACCAGTGTAAACCACAGATGATGCCAAGTGAGGATTTGCCTGTGCCCTCAGCTGGGCATCAGCACGAGTGGACTGCCTCTCTAAAAACTTACCTCAAGTCTTCCAAATGTCTGCAATTGGCTTCAAAAGCTTCTCAGCACCTAGGTCATAAGAAACAAAATGCTCACGAGAAGCTTTCAAAAGTAGCTGAGAGACTGGCAGAAGGTCTGAGAGAGAAGCATAAAAAATCTGGCAAGAAAAGTAGTAATAAAAAGCCTCAGTTACAAAGAGGGGAGAGTTCTGACAGTGAAGCTGATGAGGAAGGGTTGGAAATACAGCCTGTACAATTGCCTGAAGTGTTTACCTTACCCCTGCCTCAGAACTTACAGACTTATGTGGTTCAAAAGTTGGATAAGTCTGGAAAACCTAAAAATGCATGGGACACATGGAAGTCACTTGGTGATACTGTTAATACAACTGTAAAAGCAATAGACATAGACAGCGTGCAGAATTCTGAAAAGAAACAATCATCAACTAAGTCAGGGAAGATGCCCAAGAAGATTCCTCACAGAACCAGTAAAGATGTTTTCTCAGACCCTGAGGACACCTCAGATACTCAAAATACAATGGATTCTGACAGCTCTTCTATACAGCATGCgacaagaaaaaaacagaagccgTTAgccataaaaataaaaagtaacaaaaGAAAACGTAACATGCCACATGGACTACA AGATTCCTTTGCAGATGAGGAGGCTGTGGGTTGTGAAAG TGGGCCTGTTCTAGAACCTGGTGACAAATTTACTTCCAGAAGTAATTCTTCTGAACAGGATAGTACATTTTCAG aGAATTCTGAAGACTGGAATTGTCAAGTAAAAAATCTGTTGTCAGACACCGTAAGGCATAAAATAG TAATGCCTTCCAACACGCCTAATGTTCGTCGGACAAAAAGGATACGAATGAGACCTCTGGAATATTGGCGAGGCGAGCGTGTAAACTACACGATGAGACCTTCAG GAGAGCTTGTGATTAGTGGAATAGTGTGTCCAGAAACAGAACCTCCCAGGAAGATTAAACGGAGGAAGCGTGATCTTAGacagaagagaaatgaaacaa GAATTGAGGTACCTGCAAATTTGGATCACACCCTAGCTGATACTTCTAAGCCAACTATTGTACTGGACCCCGTAACAAATAAGGAGGTACTTTTGG AATGTGTTACCACTGAAAACAGTCACTCATGCTTCTTTGAAGATGAATCGGTGGAAGTATATAAAAACTTGAATACACCCGCTTTTGCCACTGGTACATTGATTTTGAAACCATTTAAAGAAA
- the CENPC gene encoding centromere protein C isoform X1 codes for MSSSSSQRRVVTVPGSGMSSSSSRRHRLAEDLNYLKTDYRPRFCCGRGNEINVQPDQDVMKFIEDWFKNADSDLTIESPSPNLCLPSVVQDEKTTSSTSPNAGLSSSVKRACNSAESLPTVNSRDPEDDHAPVGSPILLEEVESSPVHRLHLDDQSTAAVKGYSEGENLEDLQTARDEQVDLLQGTECTAMSSVWKEKSFALMALAALAPGTLGERYSASISQPLLPPVKDQAIEVESECEFLIVSDDASLTSSFSIPWKNSKSKKDGSATPVLKSQPSEKKTTESKNRKNKKVQGEALSKQKIPVSDVRVRDSKAAPQSDPVSSNSEKKVFKSRRQSSAHMGKAKKNSLRQGSPNQKNDTFWETEAKELVLPQSGLETETSGSDQCKPQMMPSEDLPVPSAGHQHEWTASLKTYLKSSKCLQLASKASQHLGHKKQNAHEKLSKVAERLAEGLREKHKKSGKKSSNKKPQLQRGESSDSEADEEGLEIQPVQLPEVFTLPLPQNLQTYVVQKLDKSGKPKNAWDTWKSLGDTVNTTVKAIDIDSVQNSEKKQSSTKSGKMPKKIPHRTSKDVFSDPEDTSDTQNTMDSDSSSIQHATRKKQKPLAIKIKSNKRKRNMPHGLQDSFADEEAVGCESGPVLEPGDKFTSRSNSSEQDSTFSENSEDWNCQVKNLLSDTVRHKIVMPSNTPNVRRTKRIRMRPLEYWRGERVNYTMRPSGELVISGIVCPETEPPRKIKRRKRDLRQKRNETRIEVPANLDHTLADTSKPTIVLDPVTNKEVLLECVTTENSHSCFFEDESVEVYKNLNTPAFATGTLILKPFKEKGHQYVYMDTIAFHVIHGRIIVTLHKSSYYLTSGDDFYVPAGNEYNIRNLLNEESVLFFMQLKKDR; via the exons ATGTCTTCGTCCTCATCGCAGCGGCGTGTCGTCACGGTCCCGGGGTCCGGGATGTCTTCGTCCTCATCGCGGCGGCACCGGCTGGCGGAGGACTTG AATTATCTTAAAACTGACTACAGACCAAGATTCTGCTGTGGAAGAGG aaATGAGATTAACGTACAGCCAGATCAAGATGTGATGAAATTCATAGAGGATTGGTTTAAAA ATGCTGACAGTGATCTGACTATAGAATCTCCCAGTCCAAACCTTTGCTTACCTTCTGTTGTCCAAGATGAGAAGACTACTTCAAGCACAAGT CCAAATGCAGGGTTAAGTAGCTCTGTGAAAAGAGCCTGTAATTCTGCAGAGTCCTTGCCTACAGTCAACAGCAGAG ACCCTGAGGATGATCATGCACCTGTTGGATCACCTATTCTTTTGGAGGAAGTGGAAAGTTCTCCTGTACATAG GTTACATTTGGATGACCAGAGTACTGCTGCAGTGAAGGGCTACTCGGAAGGCGAAAATTTGGAAGACCTTCAAACTGCAAGAGATGAGCAGGTTGATCTCCTGCAAGGAACAGAATGTACTGCTATGTCTTCTGTATGGAAAGAGAAGTCTTTTGCTTTGATGGCCTTAGCAGCTCTAGCACCAGGAACGCTTGGAGAAAG GTATTCAGCCTCAATATCACAGCCATTACTGCCTCCTGTCAAAGATCAAGCTATAGAAGTAGAAAGTGAATGTGAATTTTTAATTGTATCAGATGATGCATCTCTTACTTCTTCGTTTTCAATACCCTGGAAGAACAGCAAATCAAAAAAAGATGGCTCTGCAACTCCTGTTCTGAAATCTCAGCCCTCTGAAAAGAAGACAACAGAGAGTAAGAACCGCAAGAACAAAAAAGTACAGGGTGAAGCACTTAGTAAACAGAAAATACCTGTTTCGGATGTCCGAGTACGTGACTCCAAAGCAGCACCACAATCAGATCCAGTCTCTTCTAACAGTGAAAAAAAGGTCTTTAAGTCTCGAAGGCAAAGCAGTGCTCATATGG GAAAGGCTAAAAAGAATTCACTTAGGCAAGGCTCTCCAAACCAGAAAAATGACACGTTCTGGGAAACAGAAGCCAAAGAACTGGTGTTGCCACAATCTGGATTGGAAACAGAAACATCTGGATCAGACCAGTGTAAACCACAGATGATGCCAAGTGAGGATTTGCCTGTGCCCTCAGCTGGGCATCAGCACGAGTGGACTGCCTCTCTAAAAACTTACCTCAAGTCTTCCAAATGTCTGCAATTGGCTTCAAAAGCTTCTCAGCACCTAGGTCATAAGAAACAAAATGCTCACGAGAAGCTTTCAAAAGTAGCTGAGAGACTGGCAGAAGGTCTGAGAGAGAAGCATAAAAAATCTGGCAAGAAAAGTAGTAATAAAAAGCCTCAGTTACAAAGAGGGGAGAGTTCTGACAGTGAAGCTGATGAGGAAGGGTTGGAAATACAGCCTGTACAATTGCCTGAAGTGTTTACCTTACCCCTGCCTCAGAACTTACAGACTTATGTGGTTCAAAAGTTGGATAAGTCTGGAAAACCTAAAAATGCATGGGACACATGGAAGTCACTTGGTGATACTGTTAATACAACTGTAAAAGCAATAGACATAGACAGCGTGCAGAATTCTGAAAAGAAACAATCATCAACTAAGTCAGGGAAGATGCCCAAGAAGATTCCTCACAGAACCAGTAAAGATGTTTTCTCAGACCCTGAGGACACCTCAGATACTCAAAATACAATGGATTCTGACAGCTCTTCTATACAGCATGCgacaagaaaaaaacagaagccgTTAgccataaaaataaaaagtaacaaaaGAAAACGTAACATGCCACATGGACTACA AGATTCCTTTGCAGATGAGGAGGCTGTGGGTTGTGAAAG TGGGCCTGTTCTAGAACCTGGTGACAAATTTACTTCCAGAAGTAATTCTTCTGAACAGGATAGTACATTTTCAG aGAATTCTGAAGACTGGAATTGTCAAGTAAAAAATCTGTTGTCAGACACCGTAAGGCATAAAATAG TAATGCCTTCCAACACGCCTAATGTTCGTCGGACAAAAAGGATACGAATGAGACCTCTGGAATATTGGCGAGGCGAGCGTGTAAACTACACGATGAGACCTTCAG GAGAGCTTGTGATTAGTGGAATAGTGTGTCCAGAAACAGAACCTCCCAGGAAGATTAAACGGAGGAAGCGTGATCTTAGacagaagagaaatgaaacaa GAATTGAGGTACCTGCAAATTTGGATCACACCCTAGCTGATACTTCTAAGCCAACTATTGTACTGGACCCCGTAACAAATAAGGAGGTACTTTTGG AATGTGTTACCACTGAAAACAGTCACTCATGCTTCTTTGAAGATGAATCGGTGGAAGTATATAAAAACTTGAATACACCCGCTTTTGCCACTGGTACATTGATTTTGAAACCATTTAAAGAAA
- the CENPC gene encoding centromere protein C isoform X2, producing the protein MSSSSSQRRVVTVPGSGMSSSSSRRHRLAEDLNYLKTDYRPRFCCGRGNEINVQPDQDVMKFIEDWFKNADSDLTIESPSPNLCLPSVVQDEKTTSSTSPNAGLSSSVKRACNSAESLPTVNSRDPEDDHAPVGSPILLEEVESSPVHRLHLDDQSTAAVKGYSEGENLEDLQTARDEQVDLLQGTECTAMSSVWKEKSFALMALAALAPGTLGESKSKKDGSATPVLKSQPSEKKTTESKNRKNKKVQGEALSKQKIPVSDVRVRDSKAAPQSDPVSSNSEKKVFKSRRQSSAHMGKAKKNSLRQGSPNQKNDTFWETEAKELVLPQSGLETETSGSDQCKPQMMPSEDLPVPSAGHQHEWTASLKTYLKSSKCLQLASKASQHLGHKKQNAHEKLSKVAERLAEGLREKHKKSGKKSSNKKPQLQRGESSDSEADEEGLEIQPVQLPEVFTLPLPQNLQTYVVQKLDKSGKPKNAWDTWKSLGDTVNTTVKAIDIDSVQNSEKKQSSTKSGKMPKKIPHRTSKDVFSDPEDTSDTQNTMDSDSSSIQHATRKKQKPLAIKIKSNKRKRNMPHGLQDSFADEEAVGCESGPVLEPGDKFTSRSNSSEQDSTFSENSEDWNCQVKNLLSDTVRHKIVMPSNTPNVRRTKRIRMRPLEYWRGERVNYTMRPSGELVISGIVCPETEPPRKIKRRKRDLRQKRNETRIEVPANLDHTLADTSKPTIVLDPVTNKEVLLECVTTENSHSCFFEDESVEVYKNLNTPAFATGTLILKPFKEKGHQYVYMDTIAFHVIHGRIIVTLHKSSYYLTSGDDFYVPAGNEYNIRNLLNEESVLFFMQLKKDR; encoded by the exons ATGTCTTCGTCCTCATCGCAGCGGCGTGTCGTCACGGTCCCGGGGTCCGGGATGTCTTCGTCCTCATCGCGGCGGCACCGGCTGGCGGAGGACTTG AATTATCTTAAAACTGACTACAGACCAAGATTCTGCTGTGGAAGAGG aaATGAGATTAACGTACAGCCAGATCAAGATGTGATGAAATTCATAGAGGATTGGTTTAAAA ATGCTGACAGTGATCTGACTATAGAATCTCCCAGTCCAAACCTTTGCTTACCTTCTGTTGTCCAAGATGAGAAGACTACTTCAAGCACAAGT CCAAATGCAGGGTTAAGTAGCTCTGTGAAAAGAGCCTGTAATTCTGCAGAGTCCTTGCCTACAGTCAACAGCAGAG ACCCTGAGGATGATCATGCACCTGTTGGATCACCTATTCTTTTGGAGGAAGTGGAAAGTTCTCCTGTACATAG GTTACATTTGGATGACCAGAGTACTGCTGCAGTGAAGGGCTACTCGGAAGGCGAAAATTTGGAAGACCTTCAAACTGCAAGAGATGAGCAGGTTGATCTCCTGCAAGGAACAGAATGTACTGCTATGTCTTCTGTATGGAAAGAGAAGTCTTTTGCTTTGATGGCCTTAGCAGCTCTAGCACCAGGAACGCTTGGAGAAAG CAAATCAAAAAAAGATGGCTCTGCAACTCCTGTTCTGAAATCTCAGCCCTCTGAAAAGAAGACAACAGAGAGTAAGAACCGCAAGAACAAAAAAGTACAGGGTGAAGCACTTAGTAAACAGAAAATACCTGTTTCGGATGTCCGAGTACGTGACTCCAAAGCAGCACCACAATCAGATCCAGTCTCTTCTAACAGTGAAAAAAAGGTCTTTAAGTCTCGAAGGCAAAGCAGTGCTCATATGG GAAAGGCTAAAAAGAATTCACTTAGGCAAGGCTCTCCAAACCAGAAAAATGACACGTTCTGGGAAACAGAAGCCAAAGAACTGGTGTTGCCACAATCTGGATTGGAAACAGAAACATCTGGATCAGACCAGTGTAAACCACAGATGATGCCAAGTGAGGATTTGCCTGTGCCCTCAGCTGGGCATCAGCACGAGTGGACTGCCTCTCTAAAAACTTACCTCAAGTCTTCCAAATGTCTGCAATTGGCTTCAAAAGCTTCTCAGCACCTAGGTCATAAGAAACAAAATGCTCACGAGAAGCTTTCAAAAGTAGCTGAGAGACTGGCAGAAGGTCTGAGAGAGAAGCATAAAAAATCTGGCAAGAAAAGTAGTAATAAAAAGCCTCAGTTACAAAGAGGGGAGAGTTCTGACAGTGAAGCTGATGAGGAAGGGTTGGAAATACAGCCTGTACAATTGCCTGAAGTGTTTACCTTACCCCTGCCTCAGAACTTACAGACTTATGTGGTTCAAAAGTTGGATAAGTCTGGAAAACCTAAAAATGCATGGGACACATGGAAGTCACTTGGTGATACTGTTAATACAACTGTAAAAGCAATAGACATAGACAGCGTGCAGAATTCTGAAAAGAAACAATCATCAACTAAGTCAGGGAAGATGCCCAAGAAGATTCCTCACAGAACCAGTAAAGATGTTTTCTCAGACCCTGAGGACACCTCAGATACTCAAAATACAATGGATTCTGACAGCTCTTCTATACAGCATGCgacaagaaaaaaacagaagccgTTAgccataaaaataaaaagtaacaaaaGAAAACGTAACATGCCACATGGACTACA AGATTCCTTTGCAGATGAGGAGGCTGTGGGTTGTGAAAG TGGGCCTGTTCTAGAACCTGGTGACAAATTTACTTCCAGAAGTAATTCTTCTGAACAGGATAGTACATTTTCAG aGAATTCTGAAGACTGGAATTGTCAAGTAAAAAATCTGTTGTCAGACACCGTAAGGCATAAAATAG TAATGCCTTCCAACACGCCTAATGTTCGTCGGACAAAAAGGATACGAATGAGACCTCTGGAATATTGGCGAGGCGAGCGTGTAAACTACACGATGAGACCTTCAG GAGAGCTTGTGATTAGTGGAATAGTGTGTCCAGAAACAGAACCTCCCAGGAAGATTAAACGGAGGAAGCGTGATCTTAGacagaagagaaatgaaacaa GAATTGAGGTACCTGCAAATTTGGATCACACCCTAGCTGATACTTCTAAGCCAACTATTGTACTGGACCCCGTAACAAATAAGGAGGTACTTTTGG AATGTGTTACCACTGAAAACAGTCACTCATGCTTCTTTGAAGATGAATCGGTGGAAGTATATAAAAACTTGAATACACCCGCTTTTGCCACTGGTACATTGATTTTGAAACCATTTAAAGAAA